GAGGCGGAACTGAATCTGGCCATCGAACAGCTTCAGAAACATGACCGGGCTAAATCGCAGTTTGTTTCAAATGTGTCCCATGAATTGAAAACCCCGCTTTCATCCATCAACTACATGGCCGGGAATATGGTCAAAGGGATTGCCGGGCCGATGACGGAACAGGGAAAAACCTATCTGAGTATGATTCGAGAGGACTGTCAGCGGTTGCAGCGGACGGTGGATGACATTCTGGACATGAGTCGTATTGAATCGAATACGCTCCGCCTGAATCTGGTGCGCGTGAACTTCGGCCGGTTTCTCCGGCGAACCATCGAATCGCTGAGAATGCAGATTGAGGCGCAGGGCCTGAGCTTGGATCTGGGGGTGGAAGGGGCAGGGTTTGCCGCCTGTGATCCGCAAAAAATGGAGCGGGTGATCTTTAATGTGGTCAAGAATGCCATTAAGTACAATACCGCCAAGGGGTTCATTAAGATCCGGCTCCGTTCCAACGAAAAAGAGAGCGGGCAGCATGTGATCGAGGTGATTGACAGCGGGATTGGCATTGAGGCGGAACACTTGCCACGGATCACCGAGCGTTTTTTCCGGGTGGGCGAGTATGTGAGCGGGGCCGGCCTGGGGTTGGCCATTTGTAAAGATCTGATGGTCCGGCATGGGGGGATGATTGAAGTGACCAGTCCGCCTGCGGGCTTCAATAAGGGCACTCAAGTCTCCCTGTTGATGCCGGTGGTTCCCCCGCCCTGGGCCCTGCTGGCCTATGAGGATGATGCCGTGCGGGATCGGGTGACCGCCTGGTTGGAGGAATATGGCTACCGGGTCAGTTCCGGTAAACTGGCTGATGGCACCTGGGAGACCGCCTTGGCGGGAGTAAAGCCGGATCTGGTGATCCTGGAGTGGATTCATGCGGGTATGAATGGCGGCATCGTGATCTCCATGCTCAAGGGGGGGGAATCCCTGGCACGGGTGCCGGTACTGGCGATAACGGATGCGGAGCCGGCGGTCGCCAAACGGGAAATTCTGGAGGGATTTGAAATCCCGAGACTCCTGCCCTCCTTCAATCAGGAGGAGTTATGGGCGTGCGTGGAGGAAGTGGTGCTGGGTCGGAAACGGTTGGATGTCTGAGCAAGGAGAATGATGCAACATGAGTGATAAAATGGACCGGATTTTGTTGGTTGATGACGAACGGCATTTGCTGATCTCGCTTAAGGACTATCTGGTCAGCGAGCGGTTTGATGTGGTGACGGCGACGAGCGGCGAAGAGGCCCTTGCCATTCTGGATCAGACCCGGCCGGATTTGATTGTGCTGGATATCAGTATGCCCGGAATGGGGGGGCTAGGGTTTCTGCGACAGATTACCGGCGCTGATGGCAAAACCGCCTATCCGGTGCTGGTGCTGACGGCGCGCTCCATGCTGGAAAACTTTTTTGATTCGGTGGCCGTGGCCGGGTTTCTCACCAAGCCCTGTGATGAAAATAAACTGGTCCGCACGATCCGCAAAATTCTGGCATCCACCCAGAAACGCCCTGTCCGCAGTCAGGGTCAGATGTTTACGGTGCTGCTGGCTGAGGATGATCCCCTGCTGATTCCGGGGATGACGGCGGCCTTTTCGGCGGCCGGGTTCGAGGTGGTCACGGTGGAGAATGGGCCGGATGTCCTGGATAAAGCGGTCACGATGAATCCAGATGTGGTCGTGATGAAGGAGGTGCTCCCGCGCCTGAACGGTTCCGCGGTGGCCCGGCTGATTGATGTGATGACCAGCCTGAGCGGTCTGCCGGTGGTGCTTTATGATGAACGGTTAAGCGAAGGGAAGGCGGAGAGATCAAAGTCTACCTTTGCCAGATGCGTGAAACAGCATCTGTCCGTAAATCAGCCCGGAGCATTGGTGGCGGCCACCCAGGCGTTGCTTCACTGATTTCGCAGGGCGTCGAGCAGGGGCGCCCGGAGCGCGATCCAGGTGGCCAGCAGAATCCAGATGATCTGAAAAAGGCTTATTCCGCAGATGAGGGGCAGGATGAGCGCCCAGGGGTATTCGCCCCCGGGGGCCTGAAGGCTGGGCCAGATGGCCGCCAGTGAAGAGGTTGCGCCGATGGCCAGGCCGGATCCGAGAATGAGCCCCTGTTCCGCCAGTACCCCTTTGAGAATCTGGCGACGGGTATAGCCTGTAGCGGATAACAGGGCGAGTTCATGCCGGCGCTCTTGAATATTCCGCAAAATCACGATGGTCATACCGGCCGTTCCCAGAAGCAGGCCCAGTCCGCCCAGCACCAGAAACATGGCCATATAAGTGGATTCCACCACGTAAAATGACTTCAGCCGTTCAGTCGTGGAGGTGATCGCAAGACCCCATTTTTCCAGTTTGAGAGAGAGCGCCTCCCTGACTCGCGTCTCGGTACCGGGAGGGGTGTCAATCAGGAATAGGCGCGACCCGCTTTCCGAGGGGTACTGCGCGGCAAAGTCACGGGCGGAAATCAGAATGGAGCCCTGGAATACCGACAGGCGCATGGGCAGGGTGCCCACCAGTTTTACGCGGAATGGGACGCCCTGCTCATTTCTGAAAATCACGCTGTCGCCGTTCAGGGCGCCGGTCTTCATTTTTAAGCCCCAGTCGGCGGTATTGGCATCTCCCGCCAGGCCCGGGATGGCGCCGTCCGGACAAGAGGTGGTGAGTAACGTCCAGAGCGGGGCGCCGGCCGGTGAGGTTTGAAACGCGCCCCGTTGTTGAAAGTCGCGGGGGGCAACGCCGATCAGGGTGGGGGCCTGGGCGCGGTTGAGGTTCAGGCAGCTGGCATCATCGCCTTCCCTGACTTTCATTGAGACGATCCGTGCTGATTTTAAGTCCGGGTGCAGGTCAAGGTTGAACCGGGTCCGTCCTTCCGGACGGCTCAGGTCGGCTTGAATCGGGAGCGTGGATTCCCCGAACAGGGCGAAGCCGCCCGTCCCGGAATCGCGCCGGGCGGCGTGGCCCCCGACATCCTCCTGCATGGCGGCGACCGCCAGGATTAAAAAGCACCCGCAGGCGAGCAGGCCGGCGGCGGTCAGGCTCCGTGAGGGATGGCGGCCGGCGTTGCGCAACCCCAGTGTCAGAAGGGTCAGACGGCCACCGGGCTGGGCCAGACGTGAATAGAGCAGCGCGGCGAGGCTGAGCTGTGAAATCAGGAGCAGACTGCCGGCGGCAAAGAAAAGGGAGGAGGCGTCGGGAGGGGAGGCCACCGAGGCATATCCGATCAGGAGGAGGCTGGAGACGAGGCCGGCAAGGGTTAGGCCACTGATCCACCCCAGTTTCGACCTCCGGAGAGGAGTCGCCGGAGATCGTATGTCTGTGGCCTCACCGGAAAGGAGTGGCTGAATGGCCTGGCAGGTCTGCCGCCGGAGGACGAAGATGAGGGCAAGCAGGAGGAACCCGAAGCTCATCAGGGCC
This is a stretch of genomic DNA from bacterium. It encodes these proteins:
- a CDS encoding ATP-binding protein; protein product: MASDNQSSKTMRIDIPAAPSGRWPRHLTPAQAADGTRPRKTFGEIAVQNSDLSELFQNVYDSAFITELNGKIVDANVRATQSFLYTQAQFKQAAIMDIVLGMTEHVLATIGDNLRNDRFTLIQAECARQDGSLVPSEISTCKITLSGKTYLCFFIRDISARKEAEDALQAAHDTLEAEVRERTRINEELSQEIARRTRIEAELNLAIEQLQKHDRAKSQFVSNVSHELKTPLSSINYMAGNMVKGIAGPMTEQGKTYLSMIREDCQRLQRTVDDILDMSRIESNTLRLNLVRVNFGRFLRRTIESLRMQIEAQGLSLDLGVEGAGFAACDPQKMERVIFNVVKNAIKYNTAKGFIKIRLRSNEKESGQHVIEVIDSGIGIEAEHLPRITERFFRVGEYVSGAGLGLAICKDLMVRHGGMIEVTSPPAGFNKGTQVSLLMPVVPPPWALLAYEDDAVRDRVTAWLEEYGYRVSSGKLADGTWETALAGVKPDLVILEWIHAGMNGGIVISMLKGGESLARVPVLAITDAEPAVAKREILEGFEIPRLLPSFNQEELWACVEEVVLGRKRLDV
- a CDS encoding response regulator, with protein sequence MSDKMDRILLVDDERHLLISLKDYLVSERFDVVTATSGEEALAILDQTRPDLIVLDISMPGMGGLGFLRQITGADGKTAYPVLVLTARSMLENFFDSVAVAGFLTKPCDENKLVRTIRKILASTQKRPVRSQGQMFTVLLAEDDPLLIPGMTAAFSAAGFEVVTVENGPDVLDKAVTMNPDVVVMKEVLPRLNGSAVARLIDVMTSLSGLPVVLYDERLSEGKAERSKSTFARCVKQHLSVNQPGALVAATQALLH